GACAGCCTGCGGCCAGCTCGTACCCTTCGCCGTTTACGATGGCAGTTTTAACACGCGGAACGATCCCGTCGCATGCGCGCACAACTTCTCGGTACCCAGGTACACGCGACCCTCGACGGTCATGGTACTCCGGGCGCGGTGGAGAAACTGCGCGCGACACACGAGCGTTCCTTCGGTCGCCGGTTCCGTAAAGTGAATGTTGAGATTCGTGGTCACCACGGGGCGATTCGGATAATGCAGGCTCACCAACAGACCCATGGCCGAGTCGAGCAAGGACATATACACGCCACCGTGCACGATCCGCGCCAAATTCCAGTGGTGGGGTTGAACGGTGAGCTCCGCAACCACCTCGCCCTCATCGGCGCGCACCAGTTTCGCCCCGATGAAGTCGGCGAAGGTTTGCACGTTTGCCTCGATCGTCTCTGAATTTCCCCCTGGATGCATGGGCACGCCGCGACCCTCCTTGCCGTCACGCCTGGCGAGTGGTCTCCTCCGTCAGCGCACGGCGAAGGATTTTTCCAACCGCCGACTTGGGCAAGCTGTCCCGGAACTCGTAGGCCCGCGGTACCTTGTAGGCGGCCAGATTCGCGCGGCACCAATCGTCCAACTCCTGTTCCGTGACCTGCATGCCCGGCTTCAGCTGGATAAACGCTTTCACCGTCTGACCCCGATACGGGTCTTCGACGCCGACCACCGCTGCCTCCGCGACGGCGGGATGTTCGTACAACACTTCTTCGACTTCCCGCGGGTAGATGTTGTACCCGCCGGCGATGATGAT
This is a stretch of genomic DNA from Alicyclobacillus vulcanalis. It encodes these proteins:
- a CDS encoding PaaI family thioesterase → MHPGGNSETIEANVQTFADFIGAKLVRADEGEVVAELTVQPHHWNLARIVHGGVYMSLLDSAMGLLVSLHYPNRPVVTTNLNIHFTEPATEGTLVCRAQFLHRARSTMTVEGRVYLGTEKLCAHATGSFRVLKLPS